Proteins from a single region of Bdellovibrio bacteriovorus HD100:
- a CDS encoding PAS domain-containing hybrid sensor histidine kinase/response regulator: MESRYEALFELSNDMIGVFGEDWRPAKLNHVWSEVLGWSHEELMQIPFNELIHPEDVKNIVSRYEKIRKGDVLRNFLLRYRCKDGHYKFLSWNYQFDPVTNEALCVVKDTTPQKIFTEILGQANAEAPIGTWSMDLTTGKHFWSRALYDIFEVDPDTYDLDRLRGFEMIAEKDRSLMMETHRRLMEQGTDYDVEVTVCSGKGRVFPARVMGTALRQEGRIVQIYGLMYDVAQRRHVEKELRYQQFLLRMFLQSSPAIVYVKDLQGRYLLVSPTFENLVGKRSVELVGKTDAQIFGVEDARRFSDSDNQLIQEQQPRSYEEKLTFHDGSQKYYLSEKFPLRDEDGHLIAIAGVSTDITELHRYQQELERAKEAAEAGTRAKSEFLANMSHEIRTPMNSIMGMSELLLDTELSPDQRQFVTILTRASSSLLNLINDILDLSKIESGLMVIEKVPFSVRESVRRALELLMIRAVEKKLDLKLEIDPQVPEKILGDATRFQQVLINLIGNGLKFTTHGEVRVQLKVNGHQLWVGVKDTGIGMAPEQMQGLFTRFSQGDSSITRRFGGTGLGLSISKQLVEKMGGTIGVTSEIGQGSVFYFTLPLGSK, from the coding sequence ATGGAATCTCGTTACGAAGCCCTCTTTGAATTGTCCAATGACATGATTGGTGTCTTTGGCGAAGACTGGCGTCCGGCAAAACTGAATCATGTTTGGTCGGAAGTTTTGGGATGGTCCCATGAAGAGTTGATGCAAATTCCTTTCAATGAGTTGATTCATCCCGAAGACGTCAAAAACATTGTCAGTCGTTATGAAAAAATCAGAAAAGGGGATGTGCTCCGCAACTTCCTGCTGCGCTATCGCTGCAAGGATGGTCACTATAAATTCCTGTCCTGGAACTATCAGTTTGATCCGGTCACCAACGAGGCTCTGTGTGTTGTGAAGGATACGACTCCGCAGAAAATCTTCACTGAGATTTTGGGTCAGGCCAACGCCGAGGCGCCGATCGGGACCTGGAGCATGGATCTGACTACAGGCAAACATTTCTGGTCCCGTGCTCTGTATGATATTTTCGAGGTGGATCCGGACACCTATGATTTGGACCGTCTGCGTGGATTTGAAATGATCGCCGAAAAAGACCGTTCCTTGATGATGGAAACTCATCGCCGTCTGATGGAGCAGGGGACGGACTATGACGTGGAAGTGACGGTTTGTTCCGGCAAGGGGCGGGTGTTCCCGGCCCGTGTGATGGGGACAGCGCTGCGGCAAGAGGGGCGCATCGTGCAGATCTATGGTCTGATGTACGACGTCGCCCAACGGCGGCATGTTGAAAAAGAGCTGCGCTATCAGCAGTTTTTGCTGAGGATGTTTTTGCAGTCGTCTCCGGCCATTGTTTACGTCAAGGATTTGCAGGGACGTTACCTGTTGGTCAGTCCAACTTTTGAAAATCTGGTCGGCAAAAGAAGTGTTGAGCTGGTTGGCAAAACAGATGCGCAGATCTTCGGTGTCGAGGACGCACGCAGGTTTTCCGATTCAGACAACCAGTTGATTCAAGAGCAGCAGCCGCGCAGCTACGAAGAAAAGCTGACCTTCCATGATGGCTCACAAAAATATTATCTGTCAGAAAAGTTTCCGTTGCGGGACGAAGATGGTCATCTAATTGCGATCGCCGGGGTTTCCACCGATATCACCGAGCTGCACCGCTACCAGCAGGAGTTGGAGCGTGCCAAAGAGGCGGCCGAAGCCGGCACTCGTGCCAAGTCGGAGTTCCTGGCCAACATGAGTCACGAAATTCGCACGCCGATGAACTCGATCATGGGTATGTCGGAGCTTTTGCTGGACACGGAGCTCAGTCCTGATCAGCGCCAGTTTGTGACAATTCTGACCCGGGCCTCTTCAAGTCTTTTGAACCTGATTAACGATATTCTGGATCTGTCCAAGATTGAGTCGGGTTTGATGGTGATTGAAAAAGTTCCGTTCAGCGTGCGGGAATCCGTGCGCCGGGCTTTGGAGCTTTTGATGATCCGTGCCGTGGAAAAGAAGCTGGATCTGAAGCTGGAAATCGATCCTCAGGTGCCCGAAAAGATTCTTGGCGATGCCACGCGCTTTCAGCAGGTGCTGATCAATCTGATTGGCAACGGCCTGAAATTCACCACTCACGGCGAGGTGCGGGTGCAATTGAAGGTGAACGGCCATCAGTTGTGGGTTGGGGTTAAGGACACGGGCATTGGCATGGCACCAGAGCAAATGCAGGGGCTCTTTACA